From a single Streptomyces liliifuscus genomic region:
- a CDS encoding putative baseplate assembly protein has translation MTGTSTTISTTSRRAKVRAAQLNGVDAVEVGDDGLTLTVTFLGKAPHGLCAENVRIDGGRRITGIEAVEVSVEREDDPELDDRLYVTLDKAGDTSRYRLSLVETDPYGRPGTEPYRGFDQRYHSAAFAFRPDCPTPFDCEDGHEREGAAFPEAPVVDYTARDYETIRKLLLDRLALTTPDWIERNPADLGATLVELLAYTGDQISYQQDAVATEAYLDTARRRVSVRRHVRLIDYAMHDGSNSRAYVTVETAGEHTLLPGTYRFASVDVRSLDPHDRPEPGTVIDDGDLAELDERGSVEVFEPVASADPLELRAAHNAIRLWTWGGEVSSLPKGTTAATLRDEWRDAETCEERQLDLNPGDLLVLEEVKGPRTGTPGDADPAHRQAVRLTSVTPGVDRIEDQPVLEVTWAAGDALRFPFCLVTRGGRDCEPVEDVTLACGNVVLVDHGRSLNWCGDGLPETVTVPPVPAVVGSCDPPAFGCRDRDEGNAPARLINSLTDKAECGDPLTPDDVRELFDVVGENATVRAGLGLELAGQRQERVVPGTAYAQAAALRTLLAQSVRPGIAPRFRPVLGRSPVTQAVPFPDPRTVAVGQAERIAAIPGRVRQRLVELWRSARDGLGEQEITELAVIYGLKTLEHLELHLHPVRALRELLFRSDQLLDAKLRRVEVLTARARAGTVLDGHIAWEIAHSWGPVYASGLHPDELVLRGPASAALRHDPRQALPAVRLHDGDSEGGGDSCGGGEVTWEPRRDLLGSTPRDRHFVGELEDDGRLALRFGDGRHGARPTPGARLELRYRLGGGTAGNVGAEAINHLVLCNDGDGGHGGGREEPPVAGVRNPLPAVGGTEPEPVEQVRQLAPLDLRRTRLRAVTAEDYAALASALPGVQRAAAAIRWTGSVQEAHIAVDPYGTGAPSEGLLAEVAQALEAYRRIGHDLVVGPARLVPLDIELKVCAKPGHQHGQILAELYRVLGSGRLPGGRLGFFHPDALTFGEPVRLSRLVAVAAAVPGVESVEVTRLRRLFHEDRGEREDGVLRLGPLEIATCDNDPDRPENGRLAISLGGAR, from the coding sequence ATGACGGGCACGAGCACCACCATCTCCACCACCTCCCGGCGGGCAAAGGTAAGAGCCGCACAGCTCAACGGAGTTGACGCCGTCGAGGTCGGCGACGACGGGCTCACGCTCACCGTCACCTTCCTCGGCAAGGCCCCGCACGGCCTGTGCGCCGAGAACGTACGCATCGACGGCGGCCGCCGCATCACCGGAATCGAAGCCGTCGAGGTGAGCGTCGAGCGCGAGGACGACCCCGAACTCGACGACCGGCTGTACGTCACGCTCGACAAGGCCGGTGACACCTCCCGCTACCGGCTCTCCCTGGTGGAGACCGACCCGTACGGACGCCCCGGGACCGAGCCGTACCGGGGCTTCGATCAGCGCTACCACAGCGCGGCCTTCGCCTTCCGGCCCGACTGCCCGACGCCCTTCGACTGCGAGGACGGGCACGAGCGGGAGGGGGCCGCCTTCCCGGAGGCGCCCGTTGTCGACTACACCGCGCGCGACTACGAGACCATCCGCAAGCTGCTCCTCGACCGGCTCGCGCTCACCACCCCCGACTGGATCGAGCGCAACCCCGCCGATCTGGGCGCGACGCTCGTCGAGCTGCTCGCGTACACGGGCGACCAGATCAGCTACCAGCAGGACGCGGTCGCCACGGAGGCGTACCTCGACACCGCGCGCCGCCGTGTCTCCGTGCGCCGCCATGTCCGGCTCATCGACTACGCGATGCACGACGGCTCCAACTCCCGTGCGTACGTGACCGTGGAAACCGCGGGTGAGCACACGCTGCTGCCCGGCACGTACCGCTTCGCCTCCGTCGACGTACGCAGCCTCGACCCGCACGACCGCCCGGAGCCCGGCACGGTCATCGACGACGGGGACCTCGCCGAACTCGACGAGCGCGGCTCGGTGGAGGTCTTCGAACCGGTCGCGTCCGCCGACCCGTTGGAGCTGCGCGCCGCCCACAACGCGATCCGTCTGTGGACCTGGGGCGGCGAGGTGTCCTCCCTTCCGAAGGGCACGACCGCCGCGACCCTGCGCGACGAGTGGCGCGACGCGGAGACGTGCGAGGAGCGCCAACTCGACCTGAATCCGGGCGACTTGCTCGTACTTGAAGAGGTGAAGGGCCCGCGCACCGGCACCCCGGGCGACGCCGACCCCGCCCACCGGCAGGCCGTCCGTCTGACCTCCGTCACCCCGGGCGTCGACCGGATCGAGGACCAGCCGGTCCTGGAGGTCACCTGGGCCGCGGGGGACGCGCTGCGCTTCCCGTTCTGCCTCGTCACCCGCGGCGGACGCGACTGCGAACCCGTCGAGGACGTGACACTCGCATGCGGAAACGTCGTCCTCGTCGACCACGGCCGGTCCCTGAACTGGTGCGGCGACGGCCTGCCGGAGACGGTGACCGTGCCGCCCGTACCCGCCGTCGTCGGATCCTGCGATCCCCCGGCCTTCGGCTGCCGGGACCGCGACGAGGGCAACGCGCCCGCCCGGCTCATCAACTCCCTCACGGACAAGGCCGAATGCGGCGACCCTCTCACCCCGGACGACGTCCGCGAGCTGTTCGACGTCGTCGGCGAGAACGCGACCGTACGCGCCGGCCTGGGCCTGGAACTCGCCGGGCAGCGGCAGGAAAGGGTGGTGCCCGGCACGGCGTACGCCCAGGCCGCGGCCCTGCGGACCCTGCTCGCCCAGTCGGTCCGTCCCGGCATCGCACCCCGCTTCCGGCCCGTCCTCGGCCGCTCGCCCGTGACACAGGCCGTGCCGTTCCCGGACCCGCGGACCGTGGCCGTCGGCCAGGCCGAGCGGATCGCCGCCATCCCCGGACGGGTCAGGCAGCGCCTCGTCGAGCTGTGGCGCAGCGCCCGCGACGGGCTCGGCGAGCAGGAGATCACCGAACTCGCCGTGATCTACGGCCTGAAGACCCTGGAGCACCTCGAACTCCACCTCCACCCTGTCCGCGCCCTGCGTGAACTCCTCTTCCGCAGCGACCAGTTGCTCGACGCGAAGCTGCGCCGCGTCGAGGTGCTCACGGCACGGGCCCGCGCGGGGACGGTCCTCGACGGCCACATCGCCTGGGAGATCGCGCACAGTTGGGGACCGGTGTACGCGTCCGGACTTCACCCGGACGAACTCGTGCTGCGCGGCCCCGCCTCGGCGGCGCTCCGCCACGACCCGCGCCAGGCACTGCCCGCCGTACGGCTCCACGACGGCGACAGCGAAGGTGGCGGCGACAGCTGCGGTGGCGGTGAAGTGACCTGGGAGCCGCGCCGCGACCTGCTCGGCAGCACGCCCCGCGACCGGCACTTCGTCGGCGAGTTGGAGGACGACGGACGCCTCGCCCTGCGTTTCGGCGACGGCCGGCACGGCGCCCGTCCGACCCCCGGTGCCCGCCTCGAACTCCGCTACCGGCTCGGCGGCGGCACCGCCGGAAACGTCGGCGCGGAGGCCATCAACCACCTCGTCCTGTGCAATGACGGTGACGGCGGCCACGGCGGCGGGCGCGAGGAACCGCCGGTGGCCGGCGTCCGCAACCCGCTGCCCGCCGTGGGCGGCACGGAGCCCGAACCGGTCGAGCAGGTACGCCAGTTGGCCCCGCTCGACCTGCGCCGCACCCGTCTGCGCGCGGTCACCGCCGAGGACTACGCGGCCCTCGCCTCCGCCCTGCCCGGGGTGCAGCGCGCCGCCGCCGCGATCCGCTGGACCGGCAGCGTCCAGGAGGCCCACATCGCGGTCGACCCGTACGGCACCGGCGCCCCCTCGGAGGGGCTGCTCGCCGAGGTGGCCCAGGCCCTGGAGGCGTACCGGCGCATCGGCCACGACCTCGTGGTCGGGCCCGCCCGGCTCGTACCGCTCGACATCGAACTGAAGGTGTGCGCCAAGCCCGGCCACCAGCACGGGCAGATCCTGGCCGAGCTGTACCGCGTACTCGGCAGCGGCCGCCTCCCGGGCGGGCGGCTCGGCTTCTTCCACCCGGACGCGCTGACCTTCGGCGAACCCGTCCGGCTCAGCCGGCTGGTCGCCGTCGCGGCCGCGGTGCCGGGCGTCGAGAGCGTCGAGGTCACGCGGCTTCGAAGGCTGTTCCACGAGGACCGAGGAGAGAGGGAGGACGGCGTGCTGCGGCTCGGCCCGCTGGAGATCGCCACCTGCGACAACGACCCCGACCGGCCGGAGAACGGCCGCCTGGCGATATCCCTCGGAGGTGCCCGATGA
- a CDS encoding putative baseplate assembly protein: MNHDDCTCGGACGDSLSGGGLSGGGTCDCGGACGGHDERLAPAPLHNPPGRTALDYRVGEYGSFLAAQLDRLASPAYPALKGLTVRTPDDPAIGLLDATAVLGDLLTFHSERIADEAYLRTANEHRSLALLGRLVGHRPRPGVAASTHLAYSLERDPRAETLPVVIPRGAQSHSVPASADEESQTFETSRDLTARWDWNELKVRRRRPSLVTPADLERRSELFVEGTANSLQAGDQLLFVFGEQAASEPKLLPVAKVRIDRDDEITAIGLARSAPPTLRELVDEVRRWTSEPEAPGDPGDEPPTPEVPNPRPVSRLIEDFDDQVLAPLRTDLDGIKTPESLASRLTEPVARLGEAQVLATPYEDVAAWFEQLEAVLAELAERALELAPSQPVPPTEGQTSTAASVGQGQAGAIDHSPAGVIGQGQAGAVGQVPPSAAAPSPSALSAPSPTAVATPGPAAPAAAPSPTASATPALLGHHEAALQALGSVLPALRGKAPAPTTGAEQPRRPGADTARLLSALNPGLSGLYPAWRTAAAPGTPGLLRELLAMRVTTAPFGAMAPLKPVQDDRGRVIRTADWPLTGAALVSMRVVFDTAGKVPVRAEFQYVEGSSSDQRAENLPVAMPVTFRLGAGEVDLSTRAGQDRELSWLNRRPTDSQEPGVTAVLREGLPNRTLFVSRPDDDGLVHVGVHNGTSEQVALRPGVPERFTHGEYEVSLTYTVGSAAPNVEVVIASKPEPTNRRVLQLDRVHDGITVGSWVAIQRPGKGVEGGVPGDKKLAFVTTKVVSARTAAYTNYGITGRGTELVLAEPWLDEFDVLLSHIRDTTVHADGEPLRPADEPLGEDVHGNEIELAELYDGLRPGRTLIVAGERSDIPGTAAVRATEVVTIAAADPAVDPQLPGDHVHTRLTLTADLAYRYRRETVRILGNVVEATHGEGRDEPIGSGDSDRTNQTFALWQSPLTWLADDNPLGATPVLEVRVDGVLWHEVDSLAGRGPRERVFITGTTADGRTTVTFGDGVHGARLPSGHENIRARYRFGTGRAANVAAGRITQALTRPLGVTAVTNPRPATGGADADGPGLTRRTVPLAVSALDRLVSETDYEDFARSRAGIGRAAARELFDGRRRVLHVTVAGTDDVPIADDSDLLRALRGALTEYGDPNLPVRVDVRELVALLVAAKVKLAPDHSWQVVEPRLRQALLRRLGYEGRELGQPARLSDILATAHQVPGVDYMDVDVFTGVPASATAEELTELLANPGLPKASVPARGATYDEKTYTVRAKDGETLSAICARHGVPLAELLRLNPDITDTRRLAKGRSVYVFRGIRPAQLALLSPKAADTLILTEVK; encoded by the coding sequence ATGAACCACGACGACTGCACCTGCGGCGGCGCGTGCGGCGACAGCCTGTCCGGTGGCGGCCTGTCCGGCGGCGGTACCTGCGATTGCGGCGGCGCGTGCGGAGGCCACGACGAGCGCCTCGCCCCCGCCCCGCTCCACAACCCTCCCGGCCGCACGGCCCTCGACTACCGCGTCGGCGAGTACGGCTCCTTCCTGGCCGCCCAGCTCGACCGGCTCGCCTCGCCCGCGTACCCGGCCCTGAAGGGGCTCACGGTCCGCACCCCCGACGACCCGGCGATCGGCCTGCTCGACGCCACCGCGGTCCTCGGTGACCTGCTCACCTTCCACTCCGAGCGGATCGCCGACGAGGCCTATCTGCGGACGGCCAACGAGCACCGCTCGCTCGCGCTGCTCGGCCGGCTGGTCGGCCACCGGCCGCGGCCCGGCGTCGCCGCCTCCACCCATCTCGCGTACAGCCTCGAACGCGATCCGCGCGCCGAGACCCTGCCCGTGGTGATCCCGCGCGGCGCGCAGAGCCACAGCGTGCCCGCGTCGGCCGACGAGGAGTCGCAGACCTTCGAGACGAGCCGCGATCTGACGGCCCGCTGGGACTGGAACGAGCTGAAGGTCCGGCGCCGCCGCCCCTCCCTCGTCACCCCGGCCGACCTGGAGCGCCGTTCGGAGCTTTTCGTCGAGGGCACGGCCAATTCCCTCCAGGCTGGCGACCAGTTGCTCTTCGTGTTCGGCGAACAGGCGGCCTCCGAGCCGAAGTTGCTGCCCGTCGCGAAGGTGCGGATCGACCGGGACGACGAGATCACCGCGATCGGCCTGGCCCGGTCGGCCCCGCCCACGCTCCGGGAACTCGTCGACGAGGTACGGCGCTGGACCTCCGAGCCCGAGGCGCCGGGCGACCCCGGCGACGAACCTCCCACCCCGGAGGTCCCCAACCCACGCCCGGTCAGCCGCCTCATCGAGGACTTCGACGACCAGGTCCTCGCCCCGCTGCGCACCGACCTGGACGGGATCAAGACCCCGGAGAGCCTCGCGTCCCGTCTCACCGAGCCGGTGGCGCGCCTCGGTGAGGCCCAGGTCCTCGCGACGCCGTACGAGGATGTCGCGGCGTGGTTCGAGCAGCTGGAGGCGGTACTCGCCGAACTGGCCGAGCGCGCATTGGAGTTGGCGCCCTCCCAGCCGGTGCCGCCGACGGAGGGGCAGACCTCGACGGCGGCCTCGGTCGGCCAGGGCCAGGCGGGAGCCATCGACCACAGCCCGGCGGGAGTCATCGGCCAGGGCCAGGCGGGAGCCGTCGGCCAGGTCCCGCCATCAGCCGCCGCCCCGAGTCCTTCGGCCCTCTCCGCCCCAAGCCCGACAGCCGTCGCTACCCCCGGCCCGGCAGCCCCGGCCGCCGCTCCGAGCCCTACGGCCTCCGCCACCCCAGCCCTCCTGGGCCACCACGAAGCCGCCCTCCAAGCACTCGGCTCCGTCCTCCCCGCCCTCCGCGGCAAAGCCCCGGCCCCGACCACCGGCGCCGAACAGCCCCGCCGGCCGGGCGCGGACACGGCCCGGCTGCTCTCCGCCCTGAACCCCGGGCTGAGCGGCCTCTACCCGGCCTGGCGGACGGCCGCCGCCCCCGGTACCCCGGGGCTCCTGCGGGAACTCCTCGCGATGCGCGTGACCACGGCCCCCTTCGGAGCGATGGCCCCGCTCAAGCCGGTCCAGGACGACCGGGGCCGCGTCATCCGCACCGCGGACTGGCCCCTCACCGGTGCCGCCCTGGTCAGCATGCGCGTCGTGTTCGACACGGCGGGCAAGGTCCCGGTGCGCGCGGAGTTCCAGTACGTCGAGGGCAGCAGCTCCGACCAGCGCGCGGAGAACCTGCCGGTCGCGATGCCGGTCACCTTCCGCCTCGGCGCGGGCGAGGTGGACCTGTCCACCCGCGCCGGCCAGGACCGCGAGCTGAGCTGGCTCAACCGACGCCCCACCGACTCCCAGGAGCCCGGCGTCACCGCGGTCCTCCGCGAAGGCCTGCCCAACCGCACCCTCTTCGTGTCCCGCCCGGACGACGACGGCCTCGTCCACGTGGGCGTGCACAACGGCACGTCCGAGCAGGTCGCCCTGCGGCCGGGCGTCCCGGAGCGGTTCACGCACGGCGAGTACGAGGTGAGCCTCACGTACACCGTGGGCAGTGCCGCGCCGAACGTGGAGGTGGTCATCGCGTCGAAGCCGGAGCCCACCAACCGCCGTGTTCTGCAGCTGGACCGCGTGCACGACGGCATCACGGTCGGCAGCTGGGTCGCGATCCAGCGGCCCGGCAAGGGAGTTGAGGGCGGCGTCCCGGGCGACAAGAAGCTCGCGTTCGTCACCACGAAGGTCGTGTCCGCGCGGACGGCGGCGTACACCAACTACGGCATCACCGGACGCGGCACCGAACTCGTCCTGGCCGAACCGTGGTTGGACGAGTTCGACGTCCTGCTCTCGCACATTCGCGACACCACCGTCCACGCGGACGGCGAACCGCTGCGCCCGGCCGACGAGCCACTGGGCGAGGACGTGCACGGCAACGAGATCGAACTCGCCGAGCTGTACGACGGGTTGCGGCCGGGCCGCACACTGATCGTCGCCGGCGAGCGCAGCGACATCCCCGGCACGGCAGCCGTCCGGGCCACGGAGGTCGTCACCATCGCGGCCGCCGACCCCGCGGTCGACCCCCAACTCCCGGGCGACCACGTCCACACGAGGCTGACGCTCACCGCGGACCTCGCGTACCGCTACCGCCGGGAGACCGTGCGGATCCTCGGCAACGTGGTCGAGGCGACCCACGGTGAGGGCCGGGACGAGCCGATCGGCAGCGGTGACTCGGACCGTACGAACCAGACGTTCGCGCTCTGGCAGTCCCCGCTCACCTGGCTCGCCGACGACAACCCCCTCGGTGCCACCCCCGTCCTGGAGGTGAGGGTCGACGGAGTGCTCTGGCACGAGGTCGACAGCCTCGCCGGGCGGGGGCCGCGCGAGCGCGTCTTCATCACCGGGACCACGGCCGACGGCCGCACCACCGTGACCTTCGGCGACGGCGTCCACGGCGCCCGTCTGCCCAGCGGCCACGAGAACATCCGCGCCCGCTACCGCTTCGGCACCGGCAGGGCCGCCAACGTGGCGGCCGGCCGCATCACCCAGGCGCTCACCCGCCCCCTCGGAGTCACTGCGGTCACCAACCCGCGCCCCGCCACGGGCGGCGCCGACGCCGACGGTCCGGGACTCACCCGGCGCACGGTCCCGCTGGCCGTCTCGGCTCTGGACCGTCTGGTCTCGGAGACCGACTACGAGGACTTCGCCCGCTCCCGGGCCGGCATCGGCCGGGCCGCCGCACGCGAACTCTTCGACGGACGGCGGCGCGTACTGCATGTGACGGTCGCGGGCACGGACGACGTGCCGATCGCCGACGACTCGGACCTCCTGCGTGCCCTGCGCGGCGCGCTCACCGAGTACGGCGACCCGAACCTCCCGGTCCGCGTGGACGTCCGCGAACTCGTCGCGCTTCTCGTCGCCGCGAAGGTGAAATTGGCGCCCGACCACAGCTGGCAGGTCGTCGAACCCCGCCTGCGCCAAGCACTCCTGCGCCGACTCGGCTACGAGGGAAGGGAGTTGGGGCAGCCCGCCCGCCTCTCCGACATCCTGGCCACGGCCCACCAGGTCCCCGGCGTCGACTACATGGACGTCGACGTCTTCACCGGCGTCCCCGCCTCCGCGACCGCCGAGGAACTCACCGAGCTCCTCGCGAACCCCGGCCTGCCGAAGGCATCGGTCCCGGCGCGCGGAGCCACGTACGACGAGAAGACGTACACAGTCCGCGCGAAGGACGGCGAGACGCTGTCGGCGATCTGTGCCCGGCACGGTGTCCCGCTCGCCGAACTCCTGCGCCTGAACCCCGACATCACCGACACCCGCCGCCTGGCGAAGGGCCGTTCGGTGTACGTCTTCCGCGGCATCCGCCCGGCCCAGCTCGCACTGCTGTCGCCGAAGGCCGCGGACACCCTGATTCTGACGGAGGTCAAGTGA
- a CDS encoding DUF6519 domain-containing protein: MHADLSRSTFRPERHYSAVIAQQGRVQLDADANEQTAIQLHQARALTADLIGPHGGPRDAAGFRIEYVGGRHDIDTLHIHGGRYYVDGILCDANRPAPGVPVPDEDDDEQEKERAQDTAQPPAHWTYWDQPDGHRDPEKPGDRLPSPAQAPFVVYLQVWERSVTAAEDPALREVALGAAMPDTAARAKVVWQVLPLALDELEIEESEPSREVVRAAFARWAQKQAAPSARLAARAERPDHADEDPCLVKPDSRYRGPENQLYRVEVHEGGTAGEGTRGSEPKGATFKWSRENGSVVFPVDELDGTWVQLASLGHDDKLDLDVGDRVEFTDTAYASRLEPLPLLRVEELDLPGRRVRLSAEPEPGVGRLPHLHPFLRRWDHHEGPRRKGRSTALRGGAVPVTEGEWLPLEDGVKVYFAKGGTYRTGDHWIVPARTATGSVEWPVDPARRPLLQGPAGIARHFAPLALVKGEGEALDLRLAFGPLASSIPAADEATLAAETRARQEEQAAEADPSGGRSQTTAEAEAAVEGDK, encoded by the coding sequence ATGCACGCAGACCTCTCCCGCTCCACGTTCCGCCCGGAGCGGCACTACTCCGCGGTCATCGCCCAGCAGGGCCGCGTCCAGCTCGACGCCGACGCCAACGAGCAGACCGCGATCCAACTCCACCAGGCCCGCGCGCTCACCGCCGACCTGATCGGCCCGCACGGCGGCCCGCGCGACGCCGCCGGCTTCCGTATCGAGTACGTCGGCGGCAGGCACGACATCGACACCCTCCACATCCACGGCGGCCGCTACTACGTCGACGGCATCCTGTGCGACGCGAACCGCCCGGCCCCCGGCGTCCCCGTACCGGACGAGGACGACGACGAGCAGGAGAAGGAGAGGGCGCAGGACACCGCGCAACCACCCGCCCACTGGACCTACTGGGACCAGCCCGACGGTCACCGGGACCCCGAGAAGCCCGGCGACCGGCTGCCCTCGCCCGCCCAGGCCCCGTTCGTCGTCTACCTCCAGGTGTGGGAACGCTCGGTCACCGCGGCCGAGGACCCGGCGCTGCGCGAGGTCGCGCTCGGCGCGGCCATGCCGGACACCGCCGCCCGCGCCAAGGTCGTCTGGCAGGTCCTGCCGCTGGCCCTCGACGAGTTGGAGATCGAGGAGAGCGAGCCGTCCAGGGAGGTGGTCCGCGCGGCCTTCGCGCGCTGGGCGCAGAAGCAGGCCGCGCCCTCGGCCCGCCTCGCCGCCCGCGCCGAACGGCCCGACCACGCCGACGAGGACCCCTGCCTGGTCAAGCCGGACTCCCGCTACCGCGGCCCCGAGAACCAGCTGTACCGCGTGGAGGTCCACGAGGGCGGCACGGCGGGCGAGGGGACCAGGGGCAGCGAGCCGAAGGGCGCCACCTTCAAGTGGTCCCGCGAGAACGGCTCCGTGGTCTTCCCGGTCGACGAACTCGACGGCACCTGGGTCCAGTTGGCGTCCCTCGGTCATGACGACAAGCTCGACCTGGACGTCGGCGACCGGGTGGAGTTCACCGACACCGCGTACGCCTCCCGCCTCGAACCCCTCCCGCTGCTGAGGGTCGAGGAACTGGACCTGCCCGGCCGCCGCGTACGCCTGTCCGCCGAGCCGGAGCCGGGCGTCGGACGTCTGCCGCACCTGCACCCGTTCCTGCGCCGCTGGGACCACCACGAGGGCCCGAGGCGCAAGGGCCGCTCAACCGCCCTGCGGGGAGGGGCGGTTCCCGTCACCGAGGGGGAGTGGCTGCCCCTGGAGGACGGTGTCAAGGTCTACTTCGCCAAGGGCGGCACGTACCGCACCGGCGACCACTGGATCGTCCCCGCCCGGACGGCCACCGGCAGCGTCGAGTGGCCGGTCGACCCGGCGCGCCGCCCGCTGCTGCAGGGCCCGGCGGGCATCGCCCGCCACTTCGCGCCGCTCGCCCTGGTGAAGGGCGAGGGGGAGGCCCTGGACCTGCGGCTCGCCTTCGGCCCGCTCGCCAGCAGCATCCCGGCGGCGGACGAGGCGACGCTCGCGGCGGAGACCCGGGCGCGACAGGAGGAACAGGCGGCCGAGGCCGACCCCTCCGGCGGGAGGTCGCAGACCACCGCCGAGGCGGAGGCAGCCGTGGAAGGAGACAAGTAA
- a CDS encoding peptidoglycan-binding protein, translating into MAKPLTASKLVEILRAEGLTVHEVRNWRRHNRNSKGPWGPMNGVMIHHTVTSGTAASVDICYDGYSGLPGPLCHGVIDKKGQVHLVGNGRANHAGLGDGDVLRAVVNETRLPSDNEADTDGNRHFYGFECINLGNGRDPWPEAQKEAIEKVSAAICRAHGWTERSVIGHKEWQPGKTDPRGFTMDGMRKRIAERLRGKGDSGKPAPDPKPAPRPSYEPFPGGGFFHIGQKSAVITAMGRRLVAEGCGRYESGPSPDWTEADRKSYAAWQQKQGFKGKDADGIPGKVTWDALKVPAPR; encoded by the coding sequence ATGGCGAAGCCCCTGACCGCGTCCAAGCTGGTGGAGATCCTGCGCGCTGAGGGCCTCACGGTCCACGAGGTGCGCAACTGGCGCCGCCACAACCGCAATTCGAAGGGGCCCTGGGGTCCGATGAACGGTGTGATGATCCACCACACCGTCACCTCCGGCACCGCCGCCTCCGTCGACATCTGCTACGACGGCTACTCGGGCCTGCCCGGACCCCTGTGCCACGGAGTCATCGACAAGAAGGGCCAGGTCCACCTCGTCGGCAACGGCCGCGCCAACCACGCGGGCCTCGGCGACGGCGACGTCCTGCGCGCGGTGGTCAACGAGACGAGACTGCCGTCCGACAACGAGGCCGACACCGACGGCAACCGCCACTTCTACGGCTTCGAGTGCATCAACCTCGGCAACGGCAGGGACCCCTGGCCCGAGGCCCAGAAGGAGGCCATCGAGAAGGTCTCCGCCGCGATCTGCCGCGCCCACGGCTGGACCGAGCGCTCCGTCATCGGCCACAAGGAGTGGCAGCCGGGCAAGACGGACCCGCGCGGCTTCACGATGGACGGCATGCGCAAGCGCATAGCCGAACGGCTGCGCGGCAAGGGCGACAGCGGCAAGCCCGCCCCCGACCCGAAGCCCGCGCCCAGGCCCTCGTACGAGCCCTTCCCGGGCGGCGGCTTCTTCCACATCGGCCAGAAGTCCGCCGTCATCACGGCCATGGGCCGCCGTCTCGTCGCCGAGGGCTGCGGTCGCTACGAGTCCGGCCCCAGCCCCGACTGGACCGAGGCCGACCGCAAGTCCTACGCGGCCTGGCAACAGAAACAAGGCTTCAAGGGCAAGGACGCGGACGGCATCCCCGGCAAGGTCACCTGGGACGCCCTGAAGGTACCCGCGCCCCGTTAG